In one Leptospira mayottensis 200901116 genomic region, the following are encoded:
- a CDS encoding Yip1 family protein, producing MRKFSFMNAIEETGEVLIKPVSFFKDLSKAPEESLISLYLRCLVYMGFLYAAAVISMTLLIPNGFPSPSLAFLFFEMPTAYLFASLIIFPILGFLYMFFSWICGGNTGWKQNLRASTAVLSVSWAILFLQSFGGLIHIYLGMWIGIAFTIYVPFLFFLALTSYLKAPVKRTVIVLSLFTIVLLYLQYSRMDSYMKDYKIIENMNSQRSPTREKEIQVEREATEIIRQAMEKAKAEEQR from the coding sequence ATGCGCAAGTTTTCTTTTATGAACGCAATTGAAGAAACCGGAGAAGTTTTAATAAAACCGGTTTCCTTTTTTAAGGATCTTTCTAAAGCTCCCGAAGAATCCCTGATTTCCTTATATCTTCGTTGTTTAGTTTACATGGGTTTTTTATACGCGGCTGCAGTAATCAGCATGACTTTACTCATTCCGAATGGATTCCCTAGTCCATCCCTGGCTTTTTTATTTTTTGAAATGCCTACGGCGTATTTGTTCGCGAGTCTTATTATTTTTCCTATTTTAGGTTTTCTTTATATGTTTTTCTCTTGGATCTGCGGAGGAAATACCGGTTGGAAACAAAACCTCAGGGCCAGCACCGCTGTTTTAAGCGTGTCTTGGGCGATACTATTTCTGCAAAGCTTCGGCGGTTTGATTCACATTTATCTGGGAATGTGGATCGGAATCGCTTTTACCATATACGTTCCGTTTTTATTTTTTCTTGCTTTGACTTCTTATCTAAAAGCTCCCGTAAAAAGAACCGTGATTGTACTTTCCCTATTTACGATCGTACTTTTGTATCTTCAATACTCAAGGATGGATTCATACATGAAAGATTATAAAATCATCGAAAACATGAATTCCCAAAGATCCCCTACAAGAGAAAAAGAAATACAAGTAGAACGGGAAGCGACGGAAATCATCCGACAGGCAATGGAAAAAGCGAAAGCCGAAGAACAAAGGTAA
- a CDS encoding LB_289 family protein: MKRTELERRERDLRKAEKKVQLQEKRLASGKGNSVGVYIDELSALFRYDATEIFNTGDDIAILELLEDIQANLPIKQWENVLRKAIKKTGVQEKEKAYNELKELMNEEEAEEEIGA; the protein is encoded by the coding sequence ATGAAACGCACCGAACTGGAAAGAAGAGAAAGAGACCTCCGCAAGGCAGAAAAAAAGGTTCAACTTCAAGAAAAGAGGCTCGCCTCTGGAAAAGGAAATAGTGTAGGAGTTTATATCGACGAGTTGTCGGCACTCTTTCGCTACGACGCGACAGAAATTTTCAATACCGGGGATGACATCGCGATCTTGGAACTTTTAGAAGACATTCAGGCAAATCTTCCCATAAAACAATGGGAAAACGTACTTCGTAAAGCGATCAAAAAGACCGGAGTTCAGGAAAAAGAAAAAGCCTACAACGAACTCAAAGAATTGATGAACGAAGAAGAAGCCGAAGAAGAAATCGGAGCCTAA
- a CDS encoding SDR family oxidoreductase, with amino-acid sequence MSSEKENNLILVAGAGSGIGKSVLENLNLLDQSAIGVSRTGEVWKLSNDFPSGRNFQCNLSRQSEVLEFVTALKKRTFSLAGVYFTFGSGLFKPVGQIALEEWNAHFVLNLNSLFLLTKEILPLLKPGSFLCYLSSTAGYQGFSNSTAYCASRHAIAGFAKALREELKSKGIRVITVYPGAVYTEIWRGREGFEQEDMIPVDDFGKWLATLSILPDTVYPDEIHLLPRKGIL; translated from the coding sequence TTGTCTTCAGAAAAAGAAAACAATCTAATACTCGTTGCCGGAGCCGGTTCAGGAATTGGAAAGTCCGTATTAGAAAATCTGAATCTATTGGATCAATCCGCGATCGGAGTTTCGAGGACGGGGGAGGTTTGGAAACTGAGCAATGACTTCCCGTCTGGAAGAAACTTTCAGTGTAATCTTTCTAGACAATCGGAGGTCCTTGAATTTGTTACGGCCTTGAAAAAACGGACTTTTTCCTTAGCAGGAGTTTATTTTACTTTTGGAAGCGGCTTATTCAAGCCCGTAGGACAAATTGCATTAGAAGAATGGAATGCACATTTTGTTCTCAATCTGAATTCCCTTTTTTTGCTTACAAAAGAAATACTTCCTCTTCTAAAACCGGGTTCATTTTTGTGTTATCTTTCTTCGACTGCGGGATATCAGGGTTTTTCGAATTCTACGGCTTATTGTGCAAGCCGACATGCCATTGCAGGTTTTGCAAAAGCTCTCCGAGAAGAATTGAAATCGAAAGGAATTCGGGTTATCACCGTTTATCCAGGTGCGGTGTATACGGAAATTTGGAGAGGTAGAGAAGGATTCGAGCAGGAGGATATGATTCCGGTTGACGATTTCGGGAAATGGCTCGCGACACTTTCTATCTTACCGGATACTGTTTATCCGGACGAAATACATTTGCTTCCTCGTAAAGGAATCTTATAA